CGTGGTTGAAGAAGATCCCCACCGCGACGAACATGCCGTAGCCCCTGCGGTACATGTGGCAGAGGTTGTAGGCAAAGGTCTTGGCACAGGAATAGGGGTTCATCGGGTTGAACGGGGTGTTTTCATTCTGGGGACACTGGTCGGCCATGCCGAACATGTTCGAAGTCACCGGCTGAAAAAAGCGGATGGAGGGATCGACAAGGCGAACGATTTCCAGGACGCGGCCGACGGCGGCGCCGGTCACGTCGTAATTGTAGGCCGGGATCTTGAAGCTGATGCCGGCATGGTCCTGGTCGGCTTCGTTGTAGATCTCCGTCGGCCTGATTTCACTGATGATCTGGTAGAGGCCGATGGGATCGACGAGATCGCCGTAATGGAGATGAACCCGATCCAGGATCGCTTCGATATTGCGGGTATTGCCGGTGGCGGTGCGGCGGATGACACCGTGCACTTCATACCCCTTGTCCAGCAGGAGCTCGGCCAGGTAGGACCCGTCCTGGCCGTTGATTCCGAGGATGAGCGCCTTCTTCATAAGAAATCTCCTAGACTCAAAGAGGGATATTCCCGCAATCTTTCCGGCAGTTCCCTGAACCAGCCCCAATCGGAGCTCTGCCGGTCGAGCTGGATCTCGCTCCCCAGGGGTTTCACCAGATAGAGAAAACTGATGGCGTGAAAACCGCCGGCGGCATTCTGGGCCGTTTTATCGAAGAACTCCTCGAAAAAACCGAGATTCCTGACGACCCGCACATCGATCCCCAGCTCTTCGCGCATTTTACGCTGCACCGCGTCATGCAGGCGTTCGTGCTTGAACAGGCGGCCGCCCGGCAACCAGAACTCGTTCTTCAAGGGCTCGTTATTGCGTTTGACCAGGAGGAATTCGCCTTGGTCATTCTGCACCAGGCAATCGATGCAGACCACCGGCATCGACTCCATGACTTTTTTGTAGTCGGCCTCGGGCAGGATCATCGGCCTTCCCTCTTGATGACCCGGAAATCCGGGAGGGGCACGATGAACTCCCCCCCCCGGTCGAGCCACTCCTTTTCCCGCCTGACGAACTCGTCGATAAACCCGTACGGCAGGACCAGAAAGACATCGGCAGCGGCGCGCCCCGCTTCCTCCGAAACGATGGGGATGTCGGTCAGGGTGTACTGTCCCCACTTTTGGGGATTCTTGTCGGCGGCGGCGGTGATGAGCGTATCGTCGAGGCCGAAGTACTGCAGGATGACGTTCCCCTTGGTCGAGGCCCCGTAGGCATAGACTTTTTTCCCGGCGGCGACGCACTCGCGGATATAA
The genomic region above belongs to Desulfuromonas sp. TF and contains:
- a CDS encoding GDP-mannose 4,6-dehydratase gives rise to the protein MKKALILGINGQDGSYLAELLLDKGYEVHGVIRRTATGNTRNIEAILDRVHLHYGDLVDPIGLYQIISEIRPTEIYNEADQDHAGISFKIPAYNYDVTGAAVGRVLEIVRLVDPSIRFFQPVTSNMFGMADQCPQNENTPFNPMNPYSCAKTFAYNLCHMYRRGYGMFVAVGIFFNHESPRRTESYVTRKITRSVAKIKAGMQDKLVLGDLSARIDWGFSGEYMEAAWRIMQLDQPDTFVIGTGEVHSVKEFVDAAFACVGLDPSDYVESSQEFFRPMQNAILKADITKARETFGFDPKIRFRELVRMMVEHDLKDLGVE
- a CDS encoding NUDIX domain-containing protein, with the protein product MILPEADYKKVMESMPVVCIDCLVQNDQGEFLLVKRNNEPLKNEFWLPGGRLFKHERLHDAVQRKMREELGIDVRVVRNLGFFEEFFDKTAQNAAGGFHAISFLYLVKPLGSEIQLDRQSSDWGWFRELPERLREYPSLSLGDFL